Proteins from a genomic interval of Zingiber officinale cultivar Zhangliang chromosome 1B, Zo_v1.1, whole genome shotgun sequence:
- the LOC121982051 gene encoding tubulin beta chain-like, producing the protein MREILHIQGGQCGNQIGAKFWEVVCVEHGIDATGRYGGDSELQLERADVYYNEASGGRYVPRAVLMDLEPGTMDSIRSGPYGQIFRPDNFVFGQSGAGNNWAKGHYTEGAELIDAVLDVVRKEVENCDCLQGFQVCHSLGGGTGSGMGTLLISKIREEYPDRMMMTFSVFPSPKVSDTVVEPYNATLSVHQLVENADECMVLDNEALYDICFRTLKLTTPSFGDLNHLISATMSGVTCCLRFPGQLNSDLRKLAVNLIPFPRLHFFMVGFAPLTSRGSQQYRALTVPELTQQMWDSKNMMCAADPRHGRYLTASAMFRGKMSTKEVDEQMLNVQNKNSSYFVEWIPNNVKSTVCDIPPTGLKMSSTFIGNSTSIQEMFHRVSEQFTAMFRRKAFLHWYTGEGMDEMEFTEAESNMNDLVAEYQQYQDATADDAEYEEEEGDYQEES; encoded by the exons ATGAGAGAAATCTTACACATCCAGGGAGGGCAATGCGGGAATCAGATCGGAGCTAAGTTCTGGGAAGTGGTGTGCGTGGAGCATGGGATCGACGCAACGGGACGCTATGGCGGAGACTCGGAGCTCCAGTTGGAGAGGGCGGATGTGTACTACAACGAAGCAAGCGGAGGTCGTTACGTTCCGCGTGCGGTGCTCATGGATCTGGAGCCGGGAACCATGGACAGCATCCGTTCCGGGCCGTATGGCCAGATCTTCCGACCCGACAACTTCGTCTTCGGTCAGTCGGGCGCAGGCAATAACTGGGCCAAGGGCCATTACACGGAGGGAGCCGAGCTCATAGATGCTGTACTCGACGTCGTGAGGAAGGAGGTTGAGAACTGCGATTGCCTGCAGG GTTTCCAGGTTTGCCATTCACTTGGAGGTGGAACTGGTTCTGGCATGGGAACGCTACTAATATCCAAGATCAGGGAAGAGTACCCAGATCGCATGATGATGACATTCTCTGTCTTCCCATCCCCGAAAGTATCTGATACAGTCGTCGAGCCCTACAATGCTACTCTGTCAGTTCATCAGCTAGTTGAGAATGCTGATGAATGCATGGTGTTGGACAATGAAGCTCTCTATGACATATGCTTTCGTACTCTAAAACTCACAACTCCTAGCT TCGGTGACTTGAACCATCTGATATCGGCCACCATGAGTGGGGTTACTTGCTGTCTTCGCTTTCCTGGGCAACTCAACTCAGACCTTAGAAAGCTAGCTGTTAATCTCATTCCTTTCCCTCGACTCCACTTCTTCATGGTTGGATTTGCTCCTCTTACATCGCGTGGATCTCAGCAGTACAGAGCTCTCACTGTTCCCGAGCTGACGCAGCAGATGTGGGATTCTAAGAACATGATGTGTGCAGCTGATCCTCGTCATGGCCGTTATCTGACTGCATCTGCTATGTTTCGTGGCAAAATGAGCACCAAAGAAGTTGACGAGCAGATGCTTAATGTTCAAAACAAGAACTCATCTTACTTCGTGGAGTGGATTCCAAACAATGTCAAATCGACTGTTTGTGATATACCTCCAACTGGATTGAAGATGTCATCTACATTCATTGGAAACTCGACTTCAATTCAAGAGATGTTCCATCGGGTTAGTGAGCAGTTTACCGCCATGTTCCGAAGGAAAGCGTTCTTGCATTGGTACACCGGAGAGGGTATGGATGAGATGGAATTCACTGAGGCTGAAAGTAACATGAATGATCTCGTTGCTGAATACCAACAGTATCAGGATGCAACAGCTGATGATGCGGAATACGAAGAGGAAGAAGGTGATTATCAAGAGGAATCTTAG
- the LOC121982042 gene encoding cytokinin hydroxylase-like: MGNYYDMFLYYGCLLLLLLLLAAIANVFWLSPAATWRRLQRNGFSGPSPFFPFGNLMEMSKENTERPPNILHDIHSSVFPYFSRWSKAYGKVFIYWLGTEPFLYIADPEFLKLATAGAMGKKWGKPNVFKLDREPMFGRGLVMLEGEDWARHKQIIAPAFSATNLKRMIRVMEETTQKLLEDWSDEVAAGRHEIDVEKGIAKNAAEIIAKTSFGVGQEKGKRVFQKLQLLQQMLFRSGRLVGVPLGHILCAKKAYDARRLGKDADRLLRDIIHSRRQKNSDSMPEQGHDLLGGLLEAGDRDGRGRKLTARALTDECKTFFFAGHETTALALSWALFLLALHPEWQSILREEIARVSGGGPFDSDMLSKLTKMGWVWNEVLRLYSPAPNVQRQAREEVRVRDVVIPVGTNMWVDVVGMHHDPELWGDDVNEFRPERFEEDRIYGGCNHRMGYLPFGFGGRTCVGRNLAAMEFKVVLSLVLRRFFLSVSPANDHAPRIMLSLRPSRGVRLILHNAED, encoded by the exons ATGGGTAACTACTACGATATGTTCTTGTACTATGgctgccttcttctcctcctcctgctACTTGCAGCCATCGCCAATGTCTTCTGGCTCTCTCCGGCAGCTACCTGGCGCAGGCTCCAAAGGAACGGCTTTTCTGGCCCTTCTCCATTTTTCCCCTTCGGAAATCTCATGGAAATGAGCAAGGAGAACACTGAAAGGCCCCCTAATATCCTGCACGATATACACTCCTCTGTCTTCCCCTATTTCTCCAGATGGAGCAAAGCTTACG GAAAGGTTTTCATTTACTGGCTCGGCACGGAGCCTTTCTTGTATATCGCCGACCCCGAGTTCCTCAAACTCGCCACGGCTGGTGCGATGGGCAAGAAATGGGGCAAACCCAATGTGTTCAAGCTCGACAGAGAGCCCATGTTTGGACGCGGCCTTGTCATGCTCGAAGGCGAAGATTGGGCTCGCCACAAACAAATCATTGCCCCAGCATTTTCCGCCACCAATCTCAAG AGAATGATAAGGGTGATGGAGGAGACGACGCAGAAGTTATTGGAGGACTGGAGCGACGAGGTGGCGGCTGGCCGGCATGAAATAGACGTGGAGAAAGGCATCGCCAAGAACGCGGCGGAGATCATAGCCAAGACCAGCTTCGGCGTCGGCCAAGAGAAAGGGAAGCGGGTGTTCCAGAAGCTGCAGCTGCTGCAGCAGATGCTGTTCCGGTCCGGCCGCCTCGTCGGAGTCCCATTAGGCCACATCCTGTGCGCCAAGAAGGCCTACGACGCCCGGAGGCTGGGGAAGGACGCCGATCGGCTTCTCCGCGACATCATCCATTCCCGACGACAGAAAAACAGTGATTCAATGCCGGAGCAGGGGCATGACCTGCTCGGAGGGCTCCTCGAGGCCGGGGATAGAGATGGGAGAGGGAGGAAGTTGACGGCCAGGGCGCTGACCGACGAGTGCAAGACCTTCTTCTTCGCTGGCCACGAGACCACCGCGCTGGCGCTGTCTTGGGCCCTGTTCTTGCTGGCTCTGCATCCAGAGTGGCAGAGCATTCTCAGGGAAGAGATCGCGCGAGTTTCCGGCGGGGGTCCTTTCGACTCCGACATGCTCTCCAAGCTAACAAAG ATGGGGTGGGTGTGGAACGAGGTGCTCAGGTTGTACTCGCCGGCGCCGAACGTTCAACGGCAAGCGAGGGAGGAGGTCCGCGTCCGCGACGTGGTGATACCCGTGGGGACGAACATGTGGGTCGACGTGGTGGGCATGCACCACGACCCAGAGCTGTGGGGCGATGACGTGAACGAGTTCAGGCCGGAAAGGTTCGAGGAGGACCGGATCTACGGTGGGTGCAACCACCGGATGGGGTACTTGCCGTTCGGGTTCGGGGGTAGGACCTGCGTGGGGCGCAACCTCGCCGCCATGGAGTTCAAGGTCGTGCTCAGCCTAGTCCTTCGCCGGTTTTTCCTGTCGGTTTCACCGGCGAACGATCACGCGCCGCGGATCATGCTGTCACTCCGGCCTTCTCGCGGAGTGCGTCTCATTCTTCACAACGCTGAAGACTAG